CAAGCTTACGTCCCAGAAGGTCCATTGCCTGGATGCCGTTTGTGCCTTCGTAAATCATGAATATTCTTGAGTCACGGAAAAGCTGTGCGACCGGATATTCCTCAATAAACCCATAGCCTCCATAAACCTGGATACCGTGGCTGCATACGTCAAGCGAACGATCTGTAATATAACCTTTGATAATAGGAGTAAGAACTTCGATTATTCCGCTATATTTTTCAGCAGTTTCTGCGTCAGCAGTTGCTATTGTGTCGAAGCATATCCCGCTATAGTAGATAAGGCTGCGCATACCTTCAACATAAGCCTTCATGAGAAGCAGCTGGCGGCGTACGTCCGGATGCTGGATAATTGCAACAGCAGGCTCGTTTGGCTTGGTGATGTGCTTGCTCTGAACGCGTTCTCTCGCATAGTTGAGCGCATACATATAAGACGCTGAAGCAACAGCAAAACCCTGCATACCAACAAGCTGACGAGCTTCGTTCATCATCTTGAACATTGCAGCCATGCCCTTGTTTTCTTCGCCCAGAAGAGTTCCTACGCAGTTTCCAGCACCGCCGAGGGTGAGGGAGCATGTGCAGTTGCCGTGGATGCCCATTTTATGCTCAATGCCTGTGCATACAACGTCATTGAACTCGCCGAGGCTTCCGTCCGGATTAACCCTGAATTTTGGAACAGCAAACAGAGAAATGCCTCTTGTTCCTTCTGGAGCACCCTCAATCCTTGCAAGAACAGGATGAATGAAGTTGGCAGCCATATCATGATCGCCGCCAGAGATGAATATCTTGTTACCGGAAATGTTATAGGTACCGTCTGCATTTTTTGTTGCAACAGTAGTAAGAGCTCCTACATCAGAACCTGCGCCCGGTTCTGTGAGAAGCATGGTACCTGCCCACTCACCCGAGAAAAGCTTTTTCATATAAAGTTTTTTCTGCTCAGGGGTGCCGAATTCTTCGATCAGTTTTGCGGCGCCATGGGTAAGGCCGTGATAAAGCATGAAAGCAACGTTTGCTTCCTGGAAGAATTCGTTTGCTGCAAGCGAAACAGTCTTTGGCATACCCTGTCCGCCTACTTCATGAGAGTCGGCAGCAGCAAGCCAGTCACCTTTTTTATAATTATCGAAAGCCTTGTGAAAGCATGGCGGCACTGTAACCTTGCCGTTATCGAATTTACATCCTTCAACATCCCCAGGAATCTGTGTAGGAAGAATTTCCTTGATTGCAAGAGATCTTGCTTCGGAAATAATCATATCAATGGTTTTTTTGCCAAAGTCCGCATATTTATCAAATTTTGTAAACTGCTCAACATTCATCTGTTCAAACAGAACGAAATCCACGTCTCTTCTGTCGGCAAGCAACTGAGCCATATTCTAATTCTCCTCTATTTAGTTTTAATACTGTATTATAAGAAAAGTGCCCTATCTTTATCATTTGCCAATCCTGGCATTATTTTACAATTACATAAGGCCGCCTCTAAAAAATGCCTTTTTGCAAAAGCTTAAAGGGCTGGGTCAACATCGTACTATAATCCTCATTTATAGAAGCACTCATACTCTAAAAAGACTAAAAGCCTGTCTTGATCAAATTCTTGAGAACAGCAAACAACGTAAAGTTTCTATAGTAAATCTAAAAAACATGAACGAATTAAGGCGCAATCGACCCCAAATTTTCATGGCAGTGTCCACAAGTAACATTTTTTTTTAGGCTAATCACAGTTTTATGTCAATACTTCAGACTCGATTTCAAAAACTGTGTAATCATATTTTATACCCAAGAAAAAGACAAAAACGTGCAAAACCACAAATTTGACCGGGCAACCTCATAACAATTTTAGCTTGAATTGACAAAACAGGGCAAATAATAATATTTTATTTATGCTTGCATACGTGTATAATACCTAAAATTATTTAACCGCATTTTTAAATACAAATAAAAACTGTGGGTTAAGCCTCATAACACCCATTACAAACAAATATTTAACGCTTCTGAATCTGCTTAGTTGAAAGGCTATCCATGTTGATAAGATGCTGGGGTTCAAGAGGTTCTATTCCGGTTTCCGGCAAAGAGTGTCTTAAATACGGTGGAGATACTACCTGTGTTGAAATCAGGGCTATTTCCGGAGATGTAATTATAATAGATGCTGGAACAGGGATAAGAAAACTCGGACTTAGTCTGTCAAAAGAATCATCTCTAAAGCTGAATTTCATATTCACCCATGCGCACTGGGATCACCTGATGGGCTTTCCTTTCTTTGAGCCATTATATAACAAGGAAACGGAAATCATCGTATTCAGATGTCCATTCCCGGAACACTATGCTGAAGATATGATCAACAGGCTCATGACACCGCCTCACTTTCCTGTAAGATACTCGGATCTCAAAGCAAATATTTCGTTTCGAGATGGTTGTCCAGAAGCATTCAAAATTGGTTCGGTCTTGGTTGAGCCAATTCCTCTGAGTCACCCGAACAACGGATGCGGATACAGATTCAGCGAAAACGGAAAAACTTTCGTATTTCTTACGGATAATGAGCTTGGCTGTGTTCATAACGGAGGTCTTAAGCTGGATGACTATGTCGAATTTTCCAAAAACGCGGATCTTCTTTTCCATGACGCAGAATACACACCTGAAGAATACAAGCACTGCATCGAATGGGGACATTCTACTTATACTGACGCGCTGGAACTCGGAATGCGGGCCGGTGTTAAAAAGCTTGGTCTTTTCCATTTGAATAGGGAAAGAACCGACGATGAAATGGACAGTATTGTTGAAAAATGCCGAAAAATAGTGTCAGAGAAAGGTCTTGAAATGGACTGCTTTGGAGTCGGCTACAACTCAGAATTCAAATTATGAGCAACCGTCTTAACGAACAAATAGATAAAGCCGCTGATTCAGTCATAAAATTCGGAAATATATGTGCCCTTACCGGTGCTGGTATTTCGGTTGAAAGCGGAATCCCTCCATTCAGAGGCCAAGGAGGGATTTGGGATAAATTTGATCCCTTTGAATACGCCCATATTGACTCGTTCATGAAAAACCCTGCGAAAGTATGGGACGTGCTTTTGAAGGAAATGAAACAGACTCTTGACAAGGCCAAGCCGAGCAAGGCGCACATGGCTCTTGTTGACCTTGAAAGCCTGGGACTCTTAAAAACAGTAATAACGCAAAACATAGACGGTCTTCACCAGGCTTCAGGAAGCAACGATGTAATCGAATTCCACGGCAATTTTGCAAATCTGAGCTGTTTGAGCTGCGACAAAGCATTCAAGATGTCAGAAATCGATATCCGCTCAATGCCTCCCAAATGCAGTTGCGGAGGCTATATCAGGCCAAACTGTGTATTTTTTGGTGAAAATATCCCGTTCGAGGCCCTGCAAAGATCACATGAAGCCGCCGTATCATGCAAAATAATGCTTGTCATAGGAACATCAGCGACTGTTCAGCCAGCCGCCTCCATCCCCATTACCGCAAAAAAATCAGGGGCAATAATAATTGAAATAAATCCTGAAAAAACCGCTCTTTCTTCTGGCATAAGTGATATTTTTATCCAGGGAAGAGCAAGTATCATTATGACTGATCTTCTTAAAGCTATTAAATTATAAAATGAAAAAGAATGAGCAAAATAGCAACCCTCTGGAACCAGTTATTATATCAAGAAGAAATGCCATAAAAGCGTCCCTCCTTGCAGCCACATCCATTGCAATCACGCCTGTATATGCGTCACAGCCACAGATAAAAAAAAACATCAAAACCATGAAAATGACTGTTCATCCCAGCATAATAAAAGATGAATCAATTTTCAGTTTTTCTTCAAATGTAAAACGAATATGCAATTTTGACTTTGAAATAAATCCATCGGCCAATGTCTCACCTGTGGACGAGGTTCTAAATGGGTCAGCACATTTTGCTTTAACTAATATCTGCTATGAGAATAATCTACCAGAGATTCTGCATTTATTCAGCGGGATACCTTTTGGAATGAATTTAATTGAAACAATCTCATGGGTTAAACAAGGGCAAGGCCAGCTTTTTTTTGATGAGATATTAGCCGGAATGGGATTAAAAGCCTGGATCATTAAATTCAAAGGAGCTTCAGGAGGAGCGTGGCACAACATAGAACTCACGAATTCGACCGATTATAAAAAAAAAAGAATAATTGCTCGTGGGCTATCCAAAAAGGTTCTGGAAAAAATGGGCTCCGAAATTATTGAAACGCCAATCCATGAAGCAAAAAAAGCCTTCGAAACCAGACAGATAGACGCTATAGAAGGAATAAGCCCGGCCGAAAGCCTTGACCTGGGTTTTGAAAGGTTAGATGCAAATTACTACTGGCCAGGATGGCAGACCCCTTGTGAATCTCTTTTCCTTGTAACAAAAAAAAAATTATTCGACTCATTGCCAACTCATACCCAATCAGGCATTGAATGGCTCAGTTATTCTAATATGGCATTTTCCATGTCTGCCCACACATATAACAATTGTCTTAAAACCCCAATCCTGACTTCAATACCCAAAATCAGAATTAAAAGACTTCCTGACAATATTCTCATGGAAACCGCCAAAATAACAAAAGGCATTCTCAGCTCCATAAGCAGCTCCAATCAGGAAGCTAAAAAAACGTATGACTCATACAGGGCCTTTTATAAAAAGGCTGCCACCTGGACGCAGCTTGGCGACGAGGCTTTCAGTCTGGCTAGGTCATTAACTCTTTCATATCTTGATGTAGCAAAACATAATAAATGAATTCTAATCTGACAAGAAGAAATTTCCTTAAGATATCAGGCATTTTAGGCACGGTTTTACCATCAATATCATCTGCCTATAACCGTAATACTCCTGAATACACCTGGACAATGGCGACTGCGTGGCCAAAAGGATTGCCTGGGGCAGGAAGCGGAGCTCTGTTGGCAGCTCAGATCATTGAAATACTTTCTAATGGAAGAATAAAAATCAAGGTATATGGAGCTGGTGAAATTTGTGAAGCATTCGAGATATTCGATACTGTTTCGTCAGGAGAAATAGAGTTAGGACATGCAACAGGATACTACTGGTCAGAAAAGCATCCATTATGCCAGCTATTCAGCAGCACTCCTTTTGGCCTGAACCCTTTTGAAATGATTGCATGGCTCGAATCAGGAGGGGGGCAGTTATTCTGGGATGAACTATATGAAAATTTCAACCTCAAACCATTTGCCTGCGGCAACACTGGAATTCAGATGGGTGGCTGGTTCAACAAGGAAATCAATGACATAAGTGATTTCAAGAGTCTCAAAATAAGATTTTTGGGTATTGGCTCTCAGATTTTAAAAAGGGCAGGGGCAATTCCTATTAAGGTTCCTGTGGATAAGATCCTCGCATTGCTTAAATCAGGCGAAATAGATGCAGCTGATTGGATAGCTCCTTTTGACGATCAAAAAATCGGACTGCATCTGGCCGCAAAATACTATTACTGGCCCGGATGGCATGAACCTGGAACTCTTGGAGAACTGATTATCAACAGAGAGCTTTATTTAAGCCTGGATGATGATTTGCAGGAGATCATAAAACAGGCGTGCCTTGCTGTATACCTGAATATGTGGACTGAATATTCAGCAAACAATGGAGATGCTCTTCTTAATTTACTTGGAGTACACAAAATAAAGCTCAAAAGATTCAATGATAAAACTCTTTTGCAATTATCGCAAATATCAACACAAATCATCGATGAAATAGCAAACTCGGATCAGCTTTCAGGCAAAACCATCAAGTCTTACAGGGATTTCAAAAAAAAATGTATGGCCTGGAATCAAATTGGAGAAGAGTCATACAGCCTGTCAAGATCATTAATATATTCGGAAATTTCATAAATGAAATTTACAAAATTCCTTCTTAGTTTCAGGAACACAATTGTCTGGCTTGTTTTATTATCAGCCATAATTCCAGTGTCAATCATATCCACCGGGCTTATCGGAAAAATACACAGAATAACAAGAGAAGCCGCTCTTAAGGAGATGGACATACTTGCAGAAAGCGTATCAGGGAATATCGGGCACCAATTTGACCTGTCAGTGTCGATGCTCAAAGGTCTTGCAAGCAACAGAGATATTGCCTTGGCCACAAGAAAAAATTCTCTTGGGATTGGTCATTATCTCAGCGGACGAGCTCCGGCATATCTTGAAAAGATCATTGATGCGTTCCCCCTTGTTTCAAGAATTTACCTCACCGACATAAATGGAGATATTACAGTATCGACTGATCAATTATCAGACTCATTCAAGTTGAATGAGCAGATAGAGACAGATATCAAATCCCTCATAGACTCAAACCCCAAAAGCACAGGCAGAGTGGTTTCCTTGTCATATACTGATACTAAAAACACTTACAGCGACAATGATATTAATGCTACATTCATAGCAATCATAATTCCTGTAATTCTCGATATAACAACAGAGGTTCAGGGAACGCTGATAGCGGAAATCCCATTATCGAAAATTAAATATTATGCAGAAAGAAAAGTCGCTTCTTCAGCAAAAGTCGAAATTTCTCCATTTAAAAATGAGCAATGCAAAGAAGCTTTTGAAAATAACGGGATCATAGAAAGGAGTTCCCTGCTTTCGATACCAGGAGCTGACCCTAAAGGCCCCCTGAGATATATTGTGAAAATATCCGAACCCTCCAGCCTCAGATTCAAATTCGTGGACAGAGCCTTGATTGATCTTGTCCTTTTCCAGGTTGCCATCATTCTTGTGATTCTACTCATAGTGTACGTGCTCGCAAGAAGAATGACATTCTCACTTCTTACCCTAAATACAATCGTCAGCCATTATGCTTCCGGAGATTACTCATACACAGGAAAGCCTGTAGCATTCATAGAACTTGTTAGCATAATCAATGTCTTGAAAAAAATGGGGCAGCGAATAATCGAGCAGCTGTCTGGTTTGAAACAGGCTGAACAGAAATACAGAAGCATATTTGAAAATATTAATGAAGGTATTTTCCAGGCCTCTCCAAATGGTAAGTTTCTGAGTGCTAATCCATCAATGGCCTCGTTATTAGGATACAATTCTGAAGAGGATCTTATCGTATCAGTTTCAAACATTGCGACGGAGCTATTCACTGATAGAGACGACAGGAGAAACTTTTTTGAGCTGATAGAATTGGCTGAAAAAATCAGCGGATTTGAAACAAAAATGAGAACAAAGACAGGTGACATTATATGGGTTTCGATGTCAGTCCATGTAGTAAAAGATGAAAATAATAAATTAATTTACTATGAAGGTTCCATCATGGACACCTCTCAAAACAGAGCTGCAGAAGAAGAGATTCTCAAATTGAACGCTGAACTTGAACAAAGGGTTTCACAAAGGACCTTAGAACTTGAAAAAACAAACAGGGCATTATCAGACTCACTCGTGCAGCTCAGGATGACCCACAAGCAGCTTGTTCAATCCGAAAAAATGGCCTCGCTTGGAAACCTAGTCGCAGGGATAGCTCATGAAATCAACACTCCTGTTGGCATTGGAGTTACAGCAACATCATTTCTTGAGAAGCAATCCGAGGAGATTCTCTCAATCTATAGAGATGGAAAGATGACGAGGTCTGAGCTGGAAAAATATATAGGCACAGTAATAGAGTCTTCAAATATGATTCTAAGCAATCTTCACAGAGCCGCAGATCTTATCAGCAGCTTCAAAAAGATTGCTGTCGACCAGTCGAGTGAAGATAAAAGAAAATTCCATATCAAAGCGTATATGGATGAAATAATAATGAGTCTTCAGCCAAAATTTAAAAGAACCAGACACAGAATAGTTTTCGAGTGCCCGGATGATTTGGAAATACTAAGCTATCCTGGCGCATTCTCACAGATTTTTACCAATTTGATTTTAAACTCCCTGATTCATGCTTTTACTCCGGAAGAAACAGGAGAAATAAGCATAGGAGTGGTTCCTAAGGGAAGAACAATAGAAATTATTTACCAAGATAATGGCAAAGGCATGCCGCCTGAAATATCGAACATGATCTTTGATCCGTTTTTCACAACAAACAGATCCGAAGGTGGTACAGGACTTGGCATGCACA
Above is a genomic segment from Desulforegula conservatrix Mb1Pa containing:
- a CDS encoding acyl-CoA dehydrogenase, whose translation is MAQLLADRRDVDFVLFEQMNVEQFTKFDKYADFGKKTIDMIISEARSLAIKEILPTQIPGDVEGCKFDNGKVTVPPCFHKAFDNYKKGDWLAAADSHEVGGQGMPKTVSLAANEFFQEANVAFMLYHGLTHGAAKLIEEFGTPEQKKLYMKKLFSGEWAGTMLLTEPGAGSDVGALTTVATKNADGTYNISGNKIFISGGDHDMAANFIHPVLARIEGAPEGTRGISLFAVPKFRVNPDGSLGEFNDVVCTGIEHKMGIHGNCTCSLTLGGAGNCVGTLLGEENKGMAAMFKMMNEARQLVGMQGFAVASASYMYALNYARERVQSKHITKPNEPAVAIIQHPDVRRQLLLMKAYVEGMRSLIYYSGICFDTIATADAETAEKYSGIIEVLTPIIKGYITDRSLDVCSHGIQVYGGYGFIEEYPVAQLFRDSRIFMIYEGTNGIQAMDLLGRKLGMKKGQVFMTFLGEIKKIVEEAKKTPGLEAIVQKFEAAFGRYSEIALTISKAAGSDKVLNAFTFAHPFLEVTGDITFAWMLLWRAMTAKKAMDSGAKKKDAPFYEGQIKTAEFFIEYVIPVTRGKMDAIEIMNGAAVEMDEESFGGK
- a CDS encoding MBL fold metallo-hydrolase, producing MLIRCWGSRGSIPVSGKECLKYGGDTTCVEIRAISGDVIIIDAGTGIRKLGLSLSKESSLKLNFIFTHAHWDHLMGFPFFEPLYNKETEIIVFRCPFPEHYAEDMINRLMTPPHFPVRYSDLKANISFRDGCPEAFKIGSVLVEPIPLSHPNNGCGYRFSENGKTFVFLTDNELGCVHNGGLKLDDYVEFSKNADLLFHDAEYTPEEYKHCIEWGHSTYTDALELGMRAGVKKLGLFHLNRERTDDEMDSIVEKCRKIVSEKGLEMDCFGVGYNSEFKL
- a CDS encoding SIR2 family NAD-dependent protein deacylase, with the translated sequence MSNRLNEQIDKAADSVIKFGNICALTGAGISVESGIPPFRGQGGIWDKFDPFEYAHIDSFMKNPAKVWDVLLKEMKQTLDKAKPSKAHMALVDLESLGLLKTVITQNIDGLHQASGSNDVIEFHGNFANLSCLSCDKAFKMSEIDIRSMPPKCSCGGYIRPNCVFFGENIPFEALQRSHEAAVSCKIMLVIGTSATVQPAASIPITAKKSGAIIIEINPEKTALSSGISDIFIQGRASIIMTDLLKAIKL
- a CDS encoding type 2 periplasmic-binding domain-containing protein; protein product: MKKNEQNSNPLEPVIISRRNAIKASLLAATSIAITPVYASQPQIKKNIKTMKMTVHPSIIKDESIFSFSSNVKRICNFDFEINPSANVSPVDEVLNGSAHFALTNICYENNLPEILHLFSGIPFGMNLIETISWVKQGQGQLFFDEILAGMGLKAWIIKFKGASGGAWHNIELTNSTDYKKKRIIARGLSKKVLEKMGSEIIETPIHEAKKAFETRQIDAIEGISPAESLDLGFERLDANYYWPGWQTPCESLFLVTKKKLFDSLPTHTQSGIEWLSYSNMAFSMSAHTYNNCLKTPILTSIPKIRIKRLPDNILMETAKITKGILSSISSSNQEAKKTYDSYRAFYKKAATWTQLGDEAFSLARSLTLSYLDVAKHNK
- a CDS encoding TRAP transporter substrate-binding protein yields the protein MNSNLTRRNFLKISGILGTVLPSISSAYNRNTPEYTWTMATAWPKGLPGAGSGALLAAQIIEILSNGRIKIKVYGAGEICEAFEIFDTVSSGEIELGHATGYYWSEKHPLCQLFSSTPFGLNPFEMIAWLESGGGQLFWDELYENFNLKPFACGNTGIQMGGWFNKEINDISDFKSLKIRFLGIGSQILKRAGAIPIKVPVDKILALLKSGEIDAADWIAPFDDQKIGLHLAAKYYYWPGWHEPGTLGELIINRELYLSLDDDLQEIIKQACLAVYLNMWTEYSANNGDALLNLLGVHKIKLKRFNDKTLLQLSQISTQIIDEIANSDQLSGKTIKSYRDFKKKCMAWNQIGEESYSLSRSLIYSEIS
- a CDS encoding ATP-binding protein, whose amino-acid sequence is MKFTKFLLSFRNTIVWLVLLSAIIPVSIISTGLIGKIHRITREAALKEMDILAESVSGNIGHQFDLSVSMLKGLASNRDIALATRKNSLGIGHYLSGRAPAYLEKIIDAFPLVSRIYLTDINGDITVSTDQLSDSFKLNEQIETDIKSLIDSNPKSTGRVVSLSYTDTKNTYSDNDINATFIAIIIPVILDITTEVQGTLIAEIPLSKIKYYAERKVASSAKVEISPFKNEQCKEAFENNGIIERSSLLSIPGADPKGPLRYIVKISEPSSLRFKFVDRALIDLVLFQVAIILVILLIVYVLARRMTFSLLTLNTIVSHYASGDYSYTGKPVAFIELVSIINVLKKMGQRIIEQLSGLKQAEQKYRSIFENINEGIFQASPNGKFLSANPSMASLLGYNSEEDLIVSVSNIATELFTDRDDRRNFFELIELAEKISGFETKMRTKTGDIIWVSMSVHVVKDENNKLIYYEGSIMDTSQNRAAEEEILKLNAELEQRVSQRTLELEKTNRALSDSLVQLRMTHKQLVQSEKMASLGNLVAGIAHEINTPVGIGVTATSFLEKQSEEILSIYRDGKMTRSELEKYIGTVIESSNMILSNLHRAADLISSFKKIAVDQSSEDKRKFHIKAYMDEIIMSLQPKFKRTRHRIVFECPDDLEILSYPGAFSQIFTNLILNSLIHAFTPEETGEISIGVVPKGRTIEIIYQDNGKGMPPEISNMIFDPFFTTNRSEGGTGLGMHITYNLVTQSLKGDIKCDSAIGKGTKFTIRIPFTHNHK